A genomic window from Gymnodinialimonas ceratoperidinii includes:
- a CDS encoding NAD(P)-dependent oxidoreductase produces the protein MAKQPMLKFVTVGKEMPEKREADQRKEDFAEIYGEYATAKAAEQAGRCSQCGVPYCQSHCPLHNNIPDWLKLTAEGRLREAYDISQATNTFPEICGRICPQDRLCEGNCVIEQSGHGTVTIGSVEKYITDTAWDNGWVMPIAPAEERPESVGIIGAGPGGLAAADMLRRAGLQVTVYDRYDRSGGLMMYGIPGFKLEKDVVVRRNKQLEDGGVKFVLNCNVGEDISFSEIREKHDFVVIATGVYKSRELDGPGSGSGGIIRAIDYLTASNRKSFGDDVPEFESGELSAEGKRVVVIGGGDTAMDCVRTATRQGATSVKCLYRRDEANMPGSMREVQNAKEEGVDFVWLSSPKGFTDGKGAVNGVMIQKMRLGAPDQTGRQSPEIIENADYIEEADMVIKALGFSPEDLPTLWDTPELEVTRWGTVKASRTHETELPNVYAVGDIVRGASLVVWAIRDGREAAEAILERVYLGATVAAE, from the coding sequence GTGGCCAAGCAACCCATGTTGAAATTCGTGACCGTGGGCAAGGAAATGCCCGAAAAGCGGGAAGCGGACCAGCGGAAAGAAGATTTCGCCGAAATCTACGGCGAGTATGCAACGGCGAAGGCGGCAGAGCAGGCCGGTCGTTGCAGCCAATGTGGTGTGCCCTACTGCCAATCCCATTGCCCGTTGCACAACAACATCCCCGATTGGCTGAAACTGACGGCCGAGGGGCGGCTGCGCGAGGCCTACGATATCTCGCAGGCAACCAACACATTTCCGGAGATTTGCGGCCGGATCTGCCCACAGGATCGGCTCTGCGAAGGCAATTGCGTCATCGAGCAGTCGGGACACGGCACTGTCACCATCGGCTCCGTCGAGAAATATATTACAGATACCGCGTGGGATAACGGTTGGGTCATGCCCATCGCCCCGGCGGAAGAGCGCCCCGAGTCCGTTGGTATCATCGGCGCCGGTCCGGGCGGCCTGGCTGCCGCCGACATGCTGCGTCGCGCAGGGCTGCAGGTGACGGTCTATGATCGCTACGACCGGTCCGGCGGGCTGATGATGTACGGCATTCCCGGCTTCAAGCTGGAAAAAGACGTCGTCGTGCGTCGCAACAAGCAACTTGAAGACGGCGGCGTGAAATTCGTTCTGAACTGCAACGTGGGCGAGGATATCTCCTTCTCCGAGATCCGCGAGAAGCACGATTTCGTCGTGATCGCCACGGGCGTTTACAAATCCCGTGAGCTGGACGGCCCCGGTTCGGGCAGCGGCGGCATCATCCGCGCGATCGACTACCTGACCGCATCAAACCGCAAGTCATTCGGCGACGACGTGCCCGAATTCGAAAGCGGTGAGTTGAGCGCCGAGGGCAAGCGCGTCGTCGTCATCGGCGGCGGCGACACGGCGATGGACTGCGTGCGCACCGCGACGCGGCAGGGCGCGACATCGGTCAAGTGCCTCTACCGCCGCGACGAGGCGAACATGCCGGGCTCCATGCGCGAAGTGCAGAACGCCAAGGAAGAGGGCGTCGATTTCGTCTGGCTCTCCTCTCCCAAGGGCTTCACCGACGGCAAGGGTGCCGTGAATGGCGTGATGATCCAGAAGATGCGTCTGGGCGCTCCCGACCAGACCGGGCGGCAAAGCCCGGAAATCATCGAGAACGCGGATTACATCGAAGAAGCCGACATGGTCATCAAGGCGCTCGGTTTCTCGCCCGAAGATCTGCCGACGCTCTGGGATACGCCCGAACTTGAGGTGACCCGGTGGGGCACCGTGAAAGCCAGCCGCACCCATGAGACCGAGCTGCCGAACGTCTATGCCGTGGGCGATATCGTCCGGGGCGCGAGCCTTGTGGTCTGGGCGATCCGTGACGGACGCGAAGCCGCGGAGGCGATTCTGGAACGCGTGTATCTTGGTGCCACCGTGGCCGCTGAGTAG
- the gltB gene encoding glutamate synthase large subunit, which produces MTQFDANWAAAEEAKRKWMEENGMFREEDEHSSCGVGLVVSIDGKPTRSVVEAGISALKAIWHRGAVDADGKTGDGAGIHVQIPVPFFAEQVQRTGHEMRDELMAVGQVFLPRSDFGAQEVCRTIVESEVLRMGYYIYGWRHVPVDVTCLGEKANATRPEIEQIIISNAKGVDEETFERELYVIRRRIEKAAAAAGVRELYLCSLSCRSVIYKGMMLAEQVAEFYPDLQDERFESAFAIYHQRYSTNTFPQWWLAQPFRMLAHNGEINTLKGNLNWMKSHEIRMASGFFGDMAEDIKPIVAGGSSDSAALDAVFEVMVRAGRSAPMAKTMLVPEAWSQTATELPKPWLDMYSYCNSVMEPWDGPAALAMTDGRWVCAGLDRSGLRPMRYVVTGDGLLIAGSETGMVPVDEANVVEKGALGPGQMIAVDMQDQALFHDSEIKDALAASRDFGGWVSRITDLEKETSGQTEQALFSGAELRRRQVAAGYSIEEVEQILAPMAEDAKEALASMGDDTPSAVLSSQYRPLSHYFRQNFSQVTNPPIDSLREYRVMSLKTRFGNLKNVLDEDSSQTEILVLNSPFVANAQFDKMVSYFGDSVATLDCTFEAGGESGALRKGLERLRAEAEDAVRSGAGHIVLTDQGQGEGRVAIPMILATSAVHSGLTRKGLRTFCSLNVRSAECIDPHYFAVLVGCGATTVNAYLAQDSIADRIDRGLIEGTLTEAMARYRAAIDAGLLKIMGKMGISVISSYRGGLNFEAVGLSRAMVAEYFPGMLSRISGIGVSGLQTKVEEVHAKGFLRGEGVLPIGGLYKARRSGETHAWQATNMHILQEACNRASYGLWKQYSAQMRMNPPIHLRDLMAIKPMGAPVPIEEVESITSIRKRFVTPGMSLGALSPEAHKTLNVAMNRIGAKSDSGEGGEDPAHFVPEPNGDNPSAKIKQVASGRFGVTAEYLNQCEELEIKVAQGAKPGEGGQLPGMKVTDLIARLRHSTPGVMLISPPPHHDIYSIEDLAQLIYDLKQINPRCKVTVKLVASSGVGTIAAGVAKAKADVILISGHNGGTGASPATSIKYAGLPWEMGLTEAHQVLAMNNLRGRVTLRTDGGLRTGRDIVMAAMMGAEEYGIGTAALIAMGCIMVRQCQSNTCPVGVCTQDEALRDKFTGNADKVVNLITFYAEEVREILAEIGARSLDEVIGRADLLSQVSRGAAHLDDLDLNPMLITVDGADRIVYDRNKPRNAVPDTLDAQIVKDADRFLQDGEKMQLSYAVQNTQRTIGTRTSSHIVKNFGMRNDLQPDHLTVKLKGSAGQSLGAFAAPGLKLEVSGDSNDYVGKGLSGGTIVVRPPMASPLKASENVIIGNTVLYGATDGYLFAAGRAGERFAVRNSGAKTVIEGCGSNGCEYMTGGVVVILGSISANFGAGMTGGMAYLYDPDGDALPQMNMETLVTCPVTVDHWEAQLRDLVERHAEETGSVKARDILQHWETERANFVQVCPKEMLDKIPVGLGLEETAVPAE; this is translated from the coding sequence ATGACCCAATTCGACGCCAACTGGGCCGCCGCCGAAGAGGCGAAGCGCAAATGGATGGAAGAAAACGGCATGTTCCGCGAAGAGGACGAGCATTCGTCCTGCGGTGTGGGGCTTGTGGTTTCCATTGACGGCAAGCCCACGCGGTCGGTCGTAGAGGCGGGCATCTCCGCGCTCAAGGCGATCTGGCACCGCGGCGCGGTGGACGCGGATGGCAAGACCGGTGACGGCGCCGGCATCCACGTGCAGATCCCCGTGCCCTTCTTCGCCGAGCAGGTGCAGCGCACCGGCCACGAGATGCGCGACGAGCTGATGGCGGTGGGCCAGGTCTTCCTGCCGCGCAGCGACTTCGGCGCGCAGGAGGTTTGCCGGACCATCGTGGAATCCGAGGTTCTGCGGATGGGCTATTACATCTACGGCTGGCGCCACGTGCCGGTGGATGTGACCTGCCTTGGCGAGAAGGCCAACGCCACCCGCCCCGAGATCGAGCAGATCATCATCTCCAACGCCAAGGGCGTCGACGAAGAGACCTTCGAGCGCGAGCTCTACGTCATCCGTCGCCGGATCGAGAAGGCCGCCGCCGCGGCCGGCGTGCGCGAGCTTTACCTCTGTTCGCTGTCCTGCCGCTCGGTGATCTACAAGGGCATGATGCTGGCCGAGCAGGTGGCGGAGTTCTACCCCGACCTGCAGGATGAGCGTTTCGAGAGCGCCTTCGCGATCTACCACCAGCGCTATTCCACCAACACCTTCCCCCAGTGGTGGCTCGCGCAGCCGTTCCGCATGTTGGCCCACAACGGCGAGATCAACACGCTCAAGGGCAACCTGAACTGGATGAAAAGCCACGAGATCCGCATGGCCTCGGGCTTCTTCGGAGACATGGCCGAGGACATCAAGCCGATCGTCGCGGGCGGCTCCAGCGACTCCGCCGCGCTGGATGCGGTCTTTGAGGTCATGGTCCGCGCCGGCCGCTCCGCACCGATGGCCAAGACCATGCTGGTGCCTGAGGCATGGAGCCAGACGGCGACCGAGCTGCCGAAGCCCTGGCTCGACATGTATTCCTACTGCAACTCCGTGATGGAGCCCTGGGACGGCCCCGCCGCGCTGGCGATGACCGACGGGCGTTGGGTCTGTGCCGGGCTCGACCGGAGCGGCCTGCGCCCGATGCGCTATGTCGTGACCGGTGACGGCTTGCTGATCGCAGGGTCCGAGACCGGCATGGTCCCGGTCGATGAAGCGAACGTCGTTGAAAAGGGCGCGTTGGGCCCCGGTCAGATGATCGCCGTCGACATGCAGGACCAGGCTCTGTTCCACGACTCCGAGATCAAGGATGCGCTTGCAGCCAGCCGCGATTTCGGCGGGTGGGTCAGCCGGATCACCGATCTCGAGAAAGAGACCAGCGGGCAGACGGAACAGGCTCTATTCAGCGGTGCAGAGTTGCGTCGCCGTCAGGTCGCGGCGGGCTACAGCATCGAGGAAGTCGAGCAGATCCTCGCGCCCATGGCCGAGGACGCGAAAGAGGCGCTGGCCTCCATGGGCGACGACACGCCAAGCGCGGTGCTCTCCTCCCAGTATCGGCCCCTGTCGCACTACTTCCGGCAGAACTTCAGCCAGGTTACCAACCCGCCCATCGACAGCCTGCGCGAATACCGCGTGATGTCCCTGAAGACGCGGTTCGGCAACCTGAAGAACGTGCTGGACGAAGACAGCTCGCAGACCGAGATCCTCGTGCTCAACAGCCCCTTCGTGGCGAACGCGCAGTTCGACAAGATGGTGAGCTACTTCGGCGATTCCGTCGCGACGCTGGATTGTACCTTCGAGGCGGGCGGAGAGAGCGGCGCGTTGCGCAAGGGGCTGGAGCGGCTGCGGGCCGAGGCCGAGGATGCCGTACGCTCCGGCGCGGGGCACATCGTTTTGACCGATCAGGGTCAAGGCGAAGGTCGTGTGGCGATACCGATGATCCTTGCCACCAGTGCCGTTCATTCGGGCCTGACCCGCAAGGGTCTGCGGACCTTCTGCTCGCTCAACGTGCGCTCGGCCGAGTGCATTGACCCGCATTACTTCGCCGTTCTCGTCGGCTGTGGCGCCACCACGGTGAATGCCTACTTGGCGCAAGACAGCATCGCTGACCGGATCGACCGCGGGTTGATCGAAGGCACCCTGACCGAGGCGATGGCCCGCTACCGCGCGGCGATCGACGCGGGCCTGCTCAAGATTATGGGCAAGATGGGCATCTCGGTGATCTCATCCTACCGGGGCGGCTTGAACTTCGAGGCGGTGGGCCTCTCGCGTGCGATGGTCGCGGAATATTTCCCCGGCATGCTCAGCCGGATCAGCGGTATCGGCGTCAGCGGTCTGCAGACCAAGGTGGAGGAGGTCCACGCCAAGGGCTTCCTGCGCGGTGAAGGTGTTCTGCCCATCGGTGGTTTATACAAGGCGCGCCGCTCGGGTGAGACCCACGCGTGGCAGGCGACGAACATGCATATCCTGCAAGAAGCCTGTAACCGCGCCTCTTACGGGCTTTGGAAGCAGTATTCGGCCCAGATGCGGATGAACCCGCCGATCCACCTGCGCGATTTGATGGCGATCAAGCCGATGGGTGCCCCGGTCCCGATCGAGGAAGTCGAGAGCATCACCTCGATCCGCAAGCGTTTTGTCACGCCCGGCATGTCGCTCGGCGCGCTGTCGCCCGAAGCGCACAAGACCCTGAACGTTGCGATGAACCGGATCGGTGCGAAGTCCGACTCGGGCGAGGGCGGCGAAGATCCGGCGCATTTCGTGCCCGAGCCCAACGGTGACAACCCAAGCGCCAAGATCAAGCAGGTCGCCTCTGGCCGGTTCGGTGTGACCGCCGAATACCTGAACCAGTGTGAAGAGCTGGAGATCAAGGTCGCCCAGGGCGCCAAGCCCGGAGAGGGCGGTCAGTTGCCCGGCATGAAGGTCACCGACCTGATTGCACGGCTGCGTCATTCCACGCCCGGCGTGATGCTGATCTCTCCGCCGCCGCACCACGACATCTACTCGATCGAGGACCTCGCGCAGCTGATCTACGACCTCAAGCAGATCAACCCGCGTTGCAAGGTGACGGTGAAGCTTGTTGCCTCCTCCGGCGTTGGCACGATCGCGGCGGGTGTGGCCAAGGCCAAGGCCGACGTGATCCTGATTTCCGGTCACAACGGCGGCACCGGCGCAAGCCCTGCCACCTCGATCAAATACGCCGGCCTCCCGTGGGAGATGGGCCTGACCGAGGCGCATCAGGTTCTGGCGATGAACAACCTGCGCGGTCGCGTGACCCTGCGGACCGATGGTGGCCTGCGCACCGGGCGCGACATCGTCATGGCGGCGATGATGGGGGCCGAGGAATACGGCATCGGCACCGCCGCGCTGATCGCCATGGGCTGCATCATGGTGCGTCAGTGCCAGTCCAACACCTGCCCGGTGGGCGTCTGCACGCAAGACGAAGCACTCCGTGACAAGTTCACGGGCAACGCCGACAAGGTGGTGAACCTGATCACCTTCTATGCCGAGGAAGTGCGCGAGATCCTGGCCGAGATCGGGGCTCGCAGCCTCGACGAGGTGATCGGCCGCGCTGACCTGCTGAGCCAGGTGAGCCGGGGTGCGGCGCATCTGGATGACCTCGACCTCAACCCGATGCTCATCACCGTCGATGGCGCGGATCGGATCGTCTACGACCGGAACAAGCCGCGCAATGCGGTGCCGGATACGCTGGATGCACAGATCGTGAAGGATGCCGACCGCTTCCTGCAGGATGGCGAGAAGATGCAGCTTTCCTACGCGGTGCAGAACACGCAGCGGACCATCGGCACGCGCACCTCGAGCCATATCGTCAAGAACTTCGGGATGCGCAACGACCTGCAGCCGGACCATCTGACGGTGAAGCTGAAGGGCTCGGCTGGCCAATCGCTCGGCGCCTTCGCGGCGCCGGGTCTGAAGCTGGAGGTTTCGGGCGATAGCAACGACTACGTCGGCAAGGGCCTCTCGGGGGGCACCATCGTGGTGCGTCCGCCGATGGCCTCGCCGCTGAAGGCGTCCGAGAACGTGATCATCGGCAACACGGTGCTTTACGGGGCGACCGATGGCTACCTCTTTGCCGCAGGTCGCGCGGGCGAGCGGTTTGCCGTCCGCAACTCGGGCGCGAAAACGGTGATCGAGGGCTGCGGCTCCAATGGTTGCGAGTACATGACTGGCGGTGTCGTCGTCATCCTCGGCTCGATCAGCGCGAACTTCGGGGCGGGCATGACGGGCGGGATGGCCTATCTCTACGATCCCGACGGCGATGCCCTGCCGCAGATGAACATGGAAACGCTGGTGACCTGCCCTGTGACGGTCGACCACTGGGAAGCGCAGCTGCGCGATCTGGTGGAGCGCCATGCCGAAGAGACCGGCAGCGTGAAGGCGCGCGACATCCTGCAACATTGGGAAACCGAGCGCGCCAATTTCGTTCAGGTCTGCCCGAAAGAAATGCTCGACAAGATCCCGGTCGGTCTGGGTCTCGAAGAGACCGCCGTTCCGGCAGAGTAA
- the serB gene encoding phosphoserine phosphatase SerB, which produces MHTVTLLTNHAMYLDASLVTNLRNAMGGGDATWLDPNHCAEFDVPKIPRNIQTVWESLSAEGVDMVWQKAEDRKRKVLLADMDSTIIQQECIDELADEAGFGERVAAITSRAMNGELDFEAALLERVGLLKGLPESTIATVLERRITLMPGGATLLATIKAHGAHCALVSGGFTAFTQAIAEKLGFDEHQANVLLAENGVLTGDVARPIVGRDAKVEALRRITKSLGIQPDDVLAVGDGANDLGMLQLAGTGVALHAKPTVQEQAKHRINHGDLTALLFIQGYAKSDFVSA; this is translated from the coding sequence ATGCACACGGTCACTCTGCTGACAAACCACGCCATGTACCTTGACGCGAGCCTCGTGACGAACCTGCGCAACGCGATGGGAGGGGGCGATGCGACCTGGCTGGACCCGAACCATTGCGCGGAATTCGACGTGCCGAAAATCCCGCGCAACATTCAGACGGTGTGGGAGAGCCTGAGCGCCGAGGGCGTAGATATGGTCTGGCAGAAGGCGGAGGATCGGAAGCGTAAGGTTCTGCTGGCCGACATGGACAGCACCATTATCCAGCAGGAATGCATCGACGAGCTGGCAGACGAGGCCGGTTTCGGAGAGCGTGTCGCGGCGATCACATCCCGCGCCATGAATGGCGAGTTGGATTTCGAGGCCGCGCTGCTGGAGCGTGTGGGACTTCTGAAAGGTCTCCCCGAAAGCACCATCGCCACGGTGCTGGAACGGCGCATCACCTTGATGCCGGGCGGTGCGACATTGCTCGCGACCATTAAAGCCCATGGCGCTCATTGCGCGCTGGTGTCCGGTGGTTTCACCGCATTTACGCAAGCCATCGCAGAAAAACTCGGCTTTGATGAGCATCAGGCCAACGTCCTGCTCGCCGAAAACGGTGTCCTGACAGGCGACGTCGCGCGCCCGATCGTGGGCCGCGACGCAAAGGTGGAAGCTCTCCGGCGGATCACAAAGAGCCTCGGTATCCAGCCTGACGATGTGCTGGCGGTAGGCGATGGGGCCAATGATCTGGGGATGCTTCAATTGGCCGGCACCGGCGTGGCGTTGCACGCCAAGCCAACCGTGCAGGAGCAGGCAAAGCACCGCATCAATCACGGCGATCTGACGGCGCTTTTGTTCATCCAAGGTTACGCGAAGTCGGATTTCGTCTCTGCCTGA
- a CDS encoding lipocalin-like domain-containing protein — translation MMRFLLALALLFGPQVTFGQGFAGLGTSADGFAIPAPEPEFSFPDDHGPHPDFRIEWWYLTATLEDAAGNAYGIQWTLFRSALAPETSNDWTAPQLLMGHAGLTTADAHFSAERLARGGIGQAGVTTQPFRAFIDDWQMSATASEGDALDALTLSARGADFAYDLELQADGPLIFHGDVGYSVKSAEGQASYYYSQPFYDVTGTLMLPSGPVAVTGSGWLDREWSSQPLSDTQSGWEWFSLQLPEGARLMAFALRDDTDAPFTSATYIAADGTTQAYGDGAITLTPLATHRVAGRDVPVEWRLEFPERDIDITTRALNPNSWMDTSFPYWEGPISFTGTHAGRGYLEMTGYD, via the coding sequence ATGATGCGGTTTCTTCTCGCTCTTGCTCTCTTATTTGGCCCGCAAGTGACGTTCGGCCAAGGGTTCGCGGGACTTGGCACCTCCGCCGATGGCTTTGCGATCCCTGCGCCTGAACCCGAGTTTTCCTTTCCCGACGATCACGGCCCGCACCCGGATTTCCGCATCGAGTGGTGGTACCTGACAGCCACGCTCGAGGATGCTGCGGGCAACGCCTATGGCATCCAATGGACCCTGTTTCGCAGCGCGCTGGCTCCTGAGACCTCCAATGACTGGACGGCGCCCCAGTTGCTCATGGGTCACGCCGGGTTGACGACCGCCGACGCGCATTTCAGTGCAGAACGCCTCGCGCGCGGCGGGATTGGGCAAGCTGGCGTCACTACTCAGCCGTTCAGAGCCTTCATCGATGATTGGCAGATGAGCGCCACGGCATCAGAGGGGGACGCCCTTGATGCACTAACCCTCTCTGCGCGGGGTGCCGACTTTGCCTATGACCTGGAGCTACAGGCTGACGGCCCGCTGATCTTTCACGGCGATGTCGGCTACTCTGTCAAAAGCGCCGAAGGTCAGGCGAGTTACTATTACTCGCAGCCTTTCTACGACGTCACCGGAACGCTTATGCTGCCCAGTGGTCCGGTGGCGGTGACCGGATCTGGCTGGCTGGACCGCGAATGGTCGTCGCAGCCTCTGTCGGACACGCAGAGCGGATGGGAGTGGTTTTCCCTACAATTGCCGGAGGGCGCGCGCCTGATGGCGTTTGCCTTGCGCGACGATACGGATGCACCGTTCACCTCCGCCACCTACATCGCTGCCGATGGAACCACGCAAGCCTATGGCGACGGGGCCATCACCCTCACACCACTGGCAACGCATCGCGTCGCGGGGCGGGACGTGCCAGTGGAATGGCGGTTGGAATTTCCTGAACGCGACATCGACATTACGACGCGAGCCCTGAACCCGAACAGCTGGATGGACACGTCATTCCCCTATTGGGAGGGCCCGATTTCCTTTACCGGCACTCACGCCGGTCGAGGGTATTTGGAGATGACGGGTTACGACTAA
- a CDS encoding ABC transporter permease, whose amino-acid sequence MLYTAVSSLLSHWRRHPSQFAMLALGLALATALWTGVQAINSEARAAYDRAATTLGQDQLTRLMRADGQPIAIDVYLNLREAGYLVSPVISGELRDPEGRLRVLGIDPLTMPEEAQGPSLEGSLDLVGFFTAPGILLMSEATASGPLPGGLPPIEIRDSIPPAAAITDISTAARLIDQSGPSYLLVDPDQPFGLPPLSSATDLSLREPQTGNDIARLTDSFHLNLTAFGFLAFGVGLFIVHAAIGLAFEQRRALLRTLRALGTPLRTILVALSLELAGIALIAGIIGVALGYLIATSLLPGVAGTLRGLYGAEIDGVLSFSPYWAVSGLFITLLGTGAAAVQAMIRTARMPLLAPAMPRAWAQASGRIIRLQGLVALALFVASGTLAWLGQGLLAAFACLACLLIGAALALPMVMTAALSLIRPKGAFAEWVVADTKQQIPGLSLALMALLLALSANVGVSTMVGSFRTTFLGWLDQRLASELYVSAATPDEAEALMAALAPEVDAILPIVSTEVRLFDRPAELFGVVDHATYREAWPLLSQTPDAWEALATGNAALVNEQMARREGLRLGDTLAIAGGLPIVGVYSDYGNPSGQAIVSLNRLTETYPASRATRFAIRVSPERAPELASRLRDEFGLPADAVTNQAQVKAFSVDVFDQTFRVTGALNVLTLGVAGIALLTSLLTLANLRLPQLAPIWAIGASRATLAWVEMARSLILAAITFLAALPVGLALAWVLLAIVNVEAFGWRLPMRVFPGDWLMLGILALLAAGLAALGPTLRLARIAPARLTQVFAQER is encoded by the coding sequence ATGCTCTACACCGCAGTTTCGAGCCTTCTTTCGCACTGGCGGCGGCATCCGAGTCAGTTTGCAATGTTGGCGTTGGGGCTGGCGCTGGCGACGGCACTCTGGACGGGCGTTCAGGCGATCAACTCCGAGGCGCGCGCCGCTTATGACCGCGCGGCGACCACCTTGGGGCAGGATCAACTGACACGATTGATGCGCGCGGATGGGCAGCCCATCGCAATCGACGTCTATCTGAACCTGCGAGAGGCAGGGTATCTCGTCTCGCCGGTCATATCAGGTGAACTTCGCGATCCGGAGGGGCGGTTGCGCGTTCTTGGAATTGACCCGCTCACCATGCCGGAAGAGGCGCAGGGGCCGTCGCTGGAGGGCAGCCTGGATCTCGTAGGGTTCTTCACGGCTCCGGGCATTTTGCTGATGAGTGAGGCGACAGCCTCAGGCCCCCTTCCCGGTGGTTTGCCGCCTATTGAAATCCGCGACTCCATTCCGCCCGCGGCTGCAATCACGGACATCTCCACCGCTGCGCGACTCATTGATCAAAGCGGGCCGTCTTACCTCCTCGTCGATCCTGATCAGCCCTTCGGATTGCCGCCCCTGAGCTCCGCAACGGACCTCTCCCTGCGCGAGCCCCAGACCGGCAACGATATCGCGCGGCTTACCGATAGCTTTCACCTCAATCTGACAGCCTTCGGCTTCCTCGCTTTTGGCGTTGGGCTGTTCATCGTCCACGCCGCAATCGGCCTCGCGTTCGAGCAACGACGCGCGCTTCTGCGAACCCTGCGCGCCTTGGGAACGCCGCTGCGGACCATTCTTGTCGCTCTATCGCTAGAGCTTGCGGGCATCGCCTTGATCGCGGGCATCATTGGGGTGGCCTTGGGATACTTGATCGCAACGAGCTTGTTGCCGGGGGTGGCCGGCACATTGCGAGGGCTCTACGGGGCCGAGATCGACGGCGTGCTGAGTTTCAGTCCCTATTGGGCGGTTTCGGGACTGTTTATCACGCTCCTTGGCACAGGTGCTGCCGCCGTTCAGGCGATGATACGCACCGCGCGGATGCCGCTTCTGGCACCTGCGATGCCACGGGCCTGGGCGCAGGCCTCCGGCAGAATAATCCGCTTGCAAGGACTCGTGGCACTGGCACTTTTCGTGGCGTCGGGGACACTGGCGTGGCTTGGGCAGGGCTTGCTCGCGGCCTTCGCCTGTTTGGCGTGCCTGTTGATCGGCGCTGCCTTGGCGCTGCCGATGGTTATGACCGCTGCCCTGTCCCTCATCCGACCGAAAGGCGCCTTTGCAGAGTGGGTCGTGGCTGACACCAAGCAACAGATACCGGGGCTTTCGCTCGCCTTGATGGCGCTCCTTCTGGCGCTGTCGGCAAACGTCGGCGTCTCGACCATGGTGGGTTCCTTCCGCACGACGTTTCTGGGCTGGCTCGATCAGCGCCTTGCCTCAGAGCTCTACGTGAGCGCCGCCACGCCTGACGAGGCGGAGGCCTTGATGGCCGCTCTCGCGCCGGAGGTCGACGCGATCCTTCCGATCGTGTCGACAGAGGTGCGGTTGTTCGATCGGCCTGCCGAGCTGTTCGGCGTTGTGGATCATGCGACGTACCGGGAGGCTTGGCCGCTTCTCTCGCAAACTCCCGATGCATGGGAGGCACTTGCCACCGGGAATGCCGCATTGGTCAATGAGCAGATGGCGCGCCGTGAGGGACTGAGGCTCGGCGACACGCTTGCGATTGCCGGGGGCCTTCCGATTGTGGGGGTTTACTCCGACTACGGAAACCCGAGTGGACAGGCGATTGTGTCTCTGAACCGCCTGACAGAGACTTATCCTGCGTCGCGCGCCACTCGGTTTGCAATCCGCGTGTCACCTGAACGCGCGCCGGAGTTAGCCTCGCGGCTGCGGGATGAATTTGGCCTGCCTGCGGATGCCGTCACCAATCAGGCGCAGGTCAAGGCGTTCTCGGTCGACGTGTTCGATCAGACGTTCCGTGTGACCGGTGCCCTGAACGTCCTCACGCTTGGCGTCGCAGGCATCGCTTTGCTGACCAGTCTCCTGACGCTCGCTAATCTGCGGCTGCCGCAGCTTGCACCGATCTGGGCCATCGGCGCGTCGCGCGCAACCTTGGCGTGGGTCGAGATGGCGCGCAGCCTGATCCTCGCGGCCATCACCTTCTTGGCGGCCTTGCCCGTCGGACTCGCCTTAGCCTGGGTGCTGCTCGCAATCGTGAACGTCGAAGCCTTCGGGTGGCGGCTGCCGATGCGTGTGTTCCCCGGTGATTGGCTCATGTTGGGCATTTTAGCCCTCCTCGCCGCCGGCCTTGCGGCGCTTGGTCCGACGCTTCGCCTCGCCAGGATTGCGCCCGCGCGGCTCACGCAAGTTTTCGCACAGGAGCGCTGA
- a CDS encoding ABC transporter ATP-binding protein gives MDAPLLDLRDIRKTYPSDRGPLRVLDGVSISLRAGETLALTGESGSGKSTLLHLSGGLDQPDSGEVLLDGRDIGQLDDAARARVRRSRIGLIFQQFNLVPSLTVEKNISLQARLANRHDAPFAAELAGRLGLADLLTRYPEQLSGGQQQRVAIARALVSRPALILADEPTGNLDEDTGDTVLGLLLALVAETGAGLLMVTHSPRLADSLQRRVHLSRGRLEG, from the coding sequence ATGGACGCCCCGCTGCTCGACCTCCGCGATATTCGCAAGACTTACCCTTCGGATCGCGGTCCGTTGCGGGTGCTTGATGGTGTCTCGATCAGTTTGCGCGCGGGCGAGACCCTTGCACTGACGGGGGAGAGCGGATCCGGCAAGTCGACGCTTCTGCATCTGTCCGGAGGGCTGGATCAGCCTGATAGTGGAGAGGTCCTGCTTGATGGGCGCGACATTGGTCAGCTCGATGACGCTGCCCGGGCGCGGGTGCGGCGCTCGAGGATTGGGCTGATCTTTCAGCAGTTCAACCTGGTGCCTTCTCTGACGGTGGAGAAAAACATCTCGCTACAGGCGCGGCTGGCCAATCGGCACGACGCACCGTTCGCGGCGGAGCTTGCCGGGCGTCTCGGGCTTGCGGATCTGCTCACGAGATATCCTGAACAACTCTCGGGAGGGCAGCAGCAGCGCGTGGCCATTGCGCGCGCCCTCGTCTCTCGGCCGGCATTGATCCTGGCTGACGAGCCTACTGGCAACCTCGACGAAGACACCGGTGACACCGTTCTTGGGCTGTTGCTGGCTTTGGTTGCGGAAACCGGCGCGGGGCTGTTGATGGTGACGCATTCGCCGCGACTTGCGGACAGCTTGCAGCGCCGGGTGCATCTGTCACGCGGGCGGTTGGAAGGCTAG